A region from the Desulfomarina profundi genome encodes:
- the rsmB gene encoding 16S rRNA (cytosine(967)-C(5))-methyltransferase RsmB, with product MTNTTPPTARFIAAETLCKLFRTRTSIKILFDRKIQKNNLPARDRNLAMNLIYGVLRQKQTLDEFLSGVSRTPLKKIDPFIHQTLSVGLYQIFFLERIPRSAIVNEAVNSCRYKRIPQRLHGFVNGILRETIRRLEKDPSLTLPDTDKNGNPIHNHPDWLVKRWSNTFGMEETARICRENNREPCLVLRVNCCRISPADYSRKLREASIPHQPGMFSTASLVLPDFHGQIRSLPGFDAGYFQVQDEAAQLVTLLLGPLKKDGLYLDGCAGLGGKTAHLAERGIQHNLEIHCVEPDSRRLSLLRDNVKRLSGDNRLHAHQMGLEDFPGDNNRLYDGVLIDAPCSGTGVTGRHPDIRWNRREEEIAEYSRRQLALLKTAADLTAPGGILVYTTCSLEPEENEEVIRSFLTTHPAFILTDCRDQLPEPAQKLVKNGFFQPHPAMTIDGFFGARLQKQG from the coding sequence TTGACAAATACAACTCCTCCCACAGCCAGATTTATTGCGGCAGAAACACTCTGTAAACTCTTTCGAACCAGAACATCCATCAAAATACTGTTTGATCGCAAAATACAAAAAAACAATCTTCCTGCCAGGGACAGAAACCTGGCCATGAACCTGATCTACGGTGTTCTCAGGCAGAAACAGACCCTGGATGAATTTCTTTCCGGAGTGAGCAGAACACCCCTGAAAAAAATCGATCCATTTATTCACCAGACCCTGTCCGTCGGCCTCTACCAGATCTTTTTTCTTGAACGTATTCCCCGTTCCGCCATTGTCAACGAAGCTGTCAACAGTTGCAGGTACAAAAGAATCCCTCAACGGCTTCATGGTTTCGTCAACGGTATCCTGCGTGAAACCATTCGGCGACTGGAAAAAGATCCGTCCCTGACCCTGCCTGATACTGACAAAAACGGGAATCCAATCCATAACCATCCGGACTGGCTGGTAAAAAGATGGTCCAACACCTTCGGCATGGAAGAAACTGCCCGCATATGCCGGGAAAACAACAGGGAACCATGCCTTGTCCTCCGGGTCAACTGCTGCAGGATTTCCCCTGCCGATTACAGCCGAAAACTCAGGGAAGCATCAATTCCGCATCAACCTGGAATGTTCAGTACCGCCAGTCTTGTCCTTCCCGATTTCCATGGACAGATCCGTTCTCTGCCGGGATTTGATGCCGGTTACTTTCAGGTTCAGGATGAGGCCGCCCAGCTGGTAACTCTTCTCCTTGGCCCCCTTAAAAAAGACGGACTCTACCTGGATGGCTGTGCCGGGTTGGGCGGAAAAACAGCCCACCTTGCAGAACGGGGAATACAGCACAATCTTGAAATTCACTGTGTCGAGCCGGACAGCCGCCGTCTATCACTGTTGCGGGATAATGTAAAACGACTTTCAGGAGACAACAGGTTACATGCCCACCAGATGGGACTTGAAGATTTCCCAGGCGATAACAATCGTCTTTATGATGGAGTTCTCATTGATGCACCCTGCTCAGGAACCGGAGTTACAGGCCGACATCCTGATATTCGCTGGAACAGAAGGGAAGAAGAGATAGCCGAGTACAGCAGGCGCCAGCTTGCCCTCCTCAAAACTGCAGCTGATCTGACTGCCCCCGGTGGAATCCTCGTCTATACAACCTGTTCGCTTGAACCGGAAGAAAATGAAGAGGTCATTCGTTCTTTTCTTACGACTCATCCTGCGTTCATTCTCACGGATTGCAGGGACCAGCTGCCGGAACCTGCCCAAAAACTGGTGAAAAATGGATTTTTCCAGCCACATCCAGCCATGACAATAGACGGGTTTTTCGGGGCAAGACTGCAAAAACAAGGCTGA
- the dtd gene encoding D-aminoacyl-tRNA deacylase, producing the protein MRAVIQRVSSASVTIDSSITGKIGRGLVVLLGIHASDTDRDLRWMADKTTALRIFEDNNGKMNLSLEDIGGEMLIISQFTLYGDCRKGRRPGYSDAAPPEIAEPIYHRFVEEIKRRQIRFATGTFRAAMAVDLVNDGPVTLLLDSHKKF; encoded by the coding sequence ATGCGTGCAGTAATACAGAGGGTCAGCAGTGCATCAGTAACAATTGATTCATCGATAACAGGAAAAATCGGTCGGGGCCTGGTTGTTTTACTCGGCATTCACGCCAGTGACACAGACAGGGATCTGCGATGGATGGCGGACAAAACCACAGCTCTTCGCATATTTGAGGACAATAATGGAAAAATGAACCTTTCCCTTGAAGACATTGGAGGAGAAATGCTTATAATCTCTCAGTTCACTCTCTACGGTGATTGCCGCAAGGGAAGGCGTCCAGGCTATTCCGATGCGGCACCGCCGGAGATCGCCGAGCCAATCTATCACCGGTTTGTAGAAGAGATCAAGAGGAGACAGATCCGGTTCGCCACCGGAACCTTCCGGGCAGCAATGGCTGTGGATCTGGTCAATGACGGCCCGGTAACCCTCCTGCTTGATTCCCATAAAAAATTCTGA
- a CDS encoding insulinase family protein → MAGSSYRTMMVSYLVGSEAKHRDDFLALYSDTLRKMVQKGLDRDLVLSELNKFEFSFREESSKAQRGLDRIGKAMGAMKYGNDPFQHLKSEELIKTLRQKALNENYFEELIENHLLDNPSSVTVTLVPDPEKQQKTQEEEQRRLAEYDSRATEKERADRIRKTLDLIREQQTPNSVETLSLLPRLSLRDLGVDAEFHAVSPEEMFGHEVLVNDLPTNHISYLDIGFDFSCLEPRLLPWLDIFGTILTEIGTEKLDFRQYAKEIATCTGSFSHSLTTYTNRNRPDTTRPVLWLHLKCLPDYTDQALQLLAETLSSVSFSDRTRIREIVGREFAWAEHAAQSEGYNLPTTRVFAHLSTAGRYNESFNGVTAYLQLKKLALDYDSLEEQFLTILQELTTLLFNRDNLLLSITANKKEIEHFARIGGCIPGALGSRKPAPQPPPDISFPRHEAFITSAEVAFVVQGGNLLKNGKGYNGHFEVLKTYLSRDYLWNSVRQMGGAYGCFIQFGQISGNLALVSYRDPNVRKTYEAYNQIPTIIESLDLPEEVMEQLIIGTYGTFTPLQSSAAKGATARNDYLNGITPEYKRQRLEEITTTNVEDMRAFAKPFARMIPESHRSVIGNRMKIEEDRDLFEKLTEL, encoded by the coding sequence ATGGCCGGATCATCTTACAGAACCATGATGGTCAGTTACCTGGTGGGCAGCGAAGCAAAACATCGTGACGATTTCCTGGCTCTTTATTCAGATACTCTGAGAAAAATGGTACAGAAAGGACTGGACCGGGACCTGGTCCTTTCCGAACTGAATAAATTTGAATTCAGTTTCCGTGAAGAATCGAGCAAGGCCCAGCGCGGGCTTGACCGAATCGGCAAAGCCATGGGAGCCATGAAATACGGCAATGACCCTTTCCAGCACCTGAAAAGTGAAGAGCTGATCAAAACTCTGCGTCAAAAGGCATTGAATGAAAACTATTTTGAGGAACTGATTGAAAACCACCTGCTTGACAATCCCTCCTCCGTCACCGTAACCCTTGTACCGGATCCCGAAAAACAGCAGAAGACCCAGGAGGAGGAACAGCGGAGACTGGCCGAATACGACAGCAGGGCCACAGAAAAAGAACGGGCCGACAGGATTCGCAAAACACTTGACCTTATCAGGGAACAACAGACGCCCAACAGCGTTGAAACACTTTCCCTGCTGCCCCGCCTTTCTCTCCGGGACCTGGGAGTGGATGCCGAATTTCATGCCGTCTCGCCGGAAGAGATGTTTGGCCATGAAGTTCTGGTCAATGATCTCCCCACTAATCATATCTCCTATCTGGATATCGGTTTTGATTTCTCCTGCCTTGAGCCACGCCTCCTTCCCTGGCTTGATATCTTCGGCACCATCTTAACGGAGATCGGCACGGAAAAACTCGATTTCAGGCAGTATGCCAAGGAAATCGCCACCTGCACCGGATCTTTTTCCCATTCCTTGACAACCTACACCAACCGAAACCGACCGGACACTACCCGTCCTGTTCTCTGGCTGCATCTCAAATGTCTGCCGGACTACACTGATCAGGCTCTGCAACTTCTGGCGGAAACTCTCTCCAGCGTGTCTTTCAGTGACAGAACCAGAATCAGGGAAATTGTCGGCAGAGAATTTGCCTGGGCGGAACACGCGGCCCAGAGCGAAGGATACAACCTCCCCACCACCCGGGTCTTTGCTCATTTAAGTACAGCGGGCAGATATAATGAGAGTTTCAACGGGGTAACAGCCTACCTGCAGCTGAAAAAACTGGCTCTCGATTACGACTCCCTGGAAGAACAATTTCTGACTATTCTGCAGGAACTGACAACATTACTGTTTAACAGGGACAATCTCCTCCTGTCGATAACCGCGAATAAAAAGGAAATAGAGCATTTTGCCCGGATCGGCGGTTGTATCCCCGGAGCTCTCGGCTCCAGAAAGCCCGCCCCCCAGCCTCCACCGGATATTTCGTTTCCCCGCCATGAAGCCTTTATCACTTCCGCCGAGGTGGCTTTCGTCGTCCAGGGTGGAAATCTCCTGAAAAATGGAAAAGGATATAATGGCCACTTTGAGGTTTTGAAAACATACCTCTCCCGAGACTACCTGTGGAACAGTGTTCGCCAAATGGGAGGAGCATACGGCTGCTTCATCCAGTTTGGACAGATAAGCGGCAATCTCGCCCTGGTCAGCTACCGTGACCCCAATGTGCGGAAAACATACGAGGCATATAACCAGATACCAACCATTATCGAGTCTCTTGATCTACCGGAGGAAGTGATGGAACAACTCATCATCGGAACCTACGGCACCTTTACGCCCCTGCAGAGCAGTGCAGCAAAAGGTGCAACCGCCAGAAACGATTACCTGAACGGGATCACCCCGGAATACAAAAGACAACGACTGGAAGAAATCACCACCACAAACGTTGAAGACATGCGCGCCTTTGCAAAACCATTTGCCCGGATGATACCGGAAAGTCACCGATCCGTCATCGGCAACAGGATGAAAATTGAGGAAGACCGCGATCTCTTTGAAAAGCTTACAGAACTCTGA
- a CDS encoding XdhC family protein, with protein sequence MDMKIIAGLKTCLDEGTPVASVTVISSSGHSPARTGAMMLVMPGKQVGSVGGGQLEHFAVAEAEKLLVVGQSGEIQFTADDTKTTGSTCGGNVRLFVRVFGTSPRLVILGAGHVGRELFQLGIHLGFAVVIVDDREEMVADGEFPGAETFSVGGFDKNLEKFIVGECYVCIATRSHETDREALEALIEADARYLGIIGSSSKLRGIFRSLRDKGIPREKVEPLYAPMGLNIASRKPKEIAMSIMAEILLVKNSGSPEHMRDVKNIEY encoded by the coding sequence ATGGATATGAAAATAATTGCCGGATTGAAAACCTGCCTGGATGAGGGGACTCCGGTTGCGTCCGTTACTGTGATCAGCAGTTCAGGACATTCGCCCGCAAGGACAGGCGCCATGATGCTTGTGATGCCGGGGAAGCAGGTCGGCTCCGTGGGAGGTGGTCAGCTCGAACATTTCGCCGTTGCTGAAGCGGAGAAATTATTAGTTGTCGGGCAAAGCGGCGAGATACAATTTACCGCTGACGATACAAAAACAACAGGTTCGACCTGCGGTGGCAATGTGCGGCTGTTTGTCCGGGTTTTTGGAACCAGTCCCAGGCTTGTGATACTCGGGGCCGGGCATGTGGGCAGGGAATTGTTTCAACTGGGGATTCATCTCGGTTTTGCGGTTGTCATTGTTGATGATAGGGAAGAGATGGTGGCTGACGGTGAATTTCCAGGGGCCGAGACTTTTTCTGTTGGCGGCTTTGATAAAAATCTGGAAAAATTTATTGTTGGTGAATGCTATGTCTGCATTGCCACACGGAGCCATGAGACGGACCGGGAGGCTTTGGAAGCCCTGATCGAAGCTGATGCACGTTACCTTGGGATCATCGGTAGCAGCAGTAAACTGAGGGGAATTTTCCGTTCATTGCGTGATAAGGGTATCCCAAGAGAAAAGGTGGAACCACTCTATGCACCCATGGGATTGAACATTGCATCGAGAAAACCGAAGGAAATAGCCATGTCGATTATGGCTGAAATTCTGCTTGTAAAAAACAGCGGGTCTCCTGAACATATGCGGGATGTGAAGAATATTGAGTACTGA
- a CDS encoding MTH938/NDUFAF3 family protein — protein sequence MSGSLRIISSRWGRLEVEKLGVGRDFKLWPGGGRSWDWNEFGTSHGKGVQPGELDELIENGCQVIVLTTGRLGRLRISPVTLEKVQKNNIRLIVASTGKGIKLYNEQVKKGVAVGGLFHSTC from the coding sequence ATGTCAGGATCATTACGTATTATTTCCAGTCGATGGGGAAGGCTGGAAGTGGAAAAACTGGGGGTTGGCAGGGATTTCAAACTCTGGCCCGGTGGTGGTCGCAGCTGGGACTGGAACGAATTCGGCACCAGCCATGGAAAAGGGGTTCAGCCCGGGGAACTGGATGAATTGATTGAAAACGGCTGTCAGGTCATTGTCCTGACCACGGGACGGCTGGGCAGACTGCGGATTTCACCGGTAACTCTGGAAAAGGTTCAGAAGAACAATATCAGGCTCATTGTGGCCTCCACTGGAAAAGGGATAAAGCTTTATAATGAACAGGTGAAAAAAGGTGTTGCCGTCGGGGGGCTTTTTCATTCAACCTGTTGA
- a CDS encoding insulinase family protein, whose product MKTMTSSFPGFTLKREEFIKEIDSTVFLFEHSLLKCPVLAIKNSDSNKTFSAAFNTVPTDSTGVAHILEHSVLMGSEKYPVKDVFGEINKGGLTTFLNAMTGSDITYYPFATRNLKEYFNIMDVYCDVVFNPLLTEKTFEQEGWHYHQESLDSPLQYQGVVYNEMKGAFSDPIRHIFHHIFAGLLPGSTYAHESGGDPRNIPDLSYEEFCAFHKKHYHPSNGMFFLYGDAPLEEELEFLHDRFFSTFSDPGKRAEIKKGTPPDSPVFIEDSYGVDSTDTTEKTFLALGTNVSTVANREENTAFQIIANILFNSDGSP is encoded by the coding sequence ATGAAAACCATGACATCCTCCTTTCCAGGCTTCACACTGAAACGTGAAGAATTTATAAAAGAAATCGATTCCACCGTTTTTCTCTTTGAACACTCTCTGCTGAAATGCCCTGTTCTTGCCATCAAAAACAGTGACTCCAACAAGACTTTTTCGGCAGCTTTCAATACCGTCCCCACCGACTCTACCGGTGTGGCTCATATTCTCGAACATTCGGTCTTGATGGGGTCAGAAAAATACCCGGTCAAAGACGTGTTCGGCGAAATCAACAAGGGAGGGCTGACCACTTTTCTCAATGCCATGACCGGCTCCGATATCACCTATTATCCTTTCGCCACCAGAAACCTGAAAGAATATTTCAATATCATGGATGTCTACTGTGATGTGGTCTTCAATCCTCTTCTGACCGAAAAAACCTTTGAACAGGAAGGCTGGCACTACCACCAGGAGAGCCTTGACTCACCGCTCCAGTACCAGGGAGTTGTTTACAACGAAATGAAAGGTGCTTTTTCCGATCCCATCCGTCATATCTTTCATCATATTTTTGCAGGACTCCTGCCCGGATCCACCTACGCCCATGAATCGGGCGGAGACCCGCGAAACATTCCGGACCTGAGTTACGAAGAATTTTGTGCCTTTCACAAAAAACACTATCACCCGTCAAATGGCATGTTTTTTCTCTACGGGGACGCCCCCCTGGAGGAAGAACTGGAATTTCTGCATGACAGATTTTTCTCTACATTCAGTGACCCCGGTAAGCGTGCGGAAATCAAAAAAGGCACCCCACCCGACAGCCCAGTCTTTATTGAAGACAGTTATGGGGTGGATTCAACAGACACCACCGAAAAGACATTTCTGGCCCTTGGAACCAATGTGTCTACAGTCGCCAATCGTGAGGAAAACACCGCGTTCCAGATTATCGCCAATATTCTTTTTAATTCAGATGGGTCCCCCTGA
- a CDS encoding GGGtGRT protein has product MALFESYDRRINQITPVLEKYEMQSLEQARENCLQYGVDVAEIVKSIQPICFENAIWAYTLGAAIAIKKGATKASDVAAAIGEGLQAFCIPGSVADDRKVGIGHGNLAAMLLREETRCFAFLAGHESFAAAEGAIGIARSANRVRKTPLKVILNGLGKDAAKIISRINGFTYVQTSFNYATGELSVVNETVYSDGERGKVRCFGADDVREGVAINHLEGVDVSITGNSTNPTRFQHPVAGTYKKECVQQGKNYFSVASGGGTGRTLHPDNMGAGPASYGMTDTMGRMHSDAQFAGSSSVPAHVEMMGLIGMGNNPMVGATVAVSVAVEQAAG; this is encoded by the coding sequence ATGGCACTGTTTGAAAGTTATGACAGGCGGATTAACCAGATCACTCCTGTCCTGGAAAAATACGAAATGCAATCCCTGGAACAAGCCAGGGAAAACTGTCTGCAATATGGTGTTGATGTGGCTGAGATCGTAAAATCAATCCAGCCTATCTGTTTTGAAAATGCAATCTGGGCCTATACACTGGGGGCAGCCATTGCCATTAAAAAAGGGGCGACAAAGGCGTCGGACGTGGCTGCTGCCATTGGAGAAGGGTTGCAGGCTTTCTGTATTCCCGGTTCTGTTGCCGACGACCGCAAGGTTGGGATAGGCCACGGGAACCTGGCCGCCATGCTCCTGCGGGAAGAGACACGCTGCTTCGCCTTTCTGGCCGGCCATGAGTCTTTTGCCGCAGCTGAAGGCGCCATTGGCATTGCCAGGTCCGCAAACCGCGTCCGGAAAACCCCTCTGAAGGTTATCCTCAATGGTCTTGGAAAAGACGCGGCCAAGATTATTTCGAGAATTAACGGTTTTACCTATGTGCAGACCAGCTTCAACTACGCCACGGGAGAGCTCTCAGTCGTTAATGAAACAGTTTACTCTGATGGAGAGCGGGGCAAGGTGAGATGTTTTGGCGCGGACGATGTAAGAGAGGGTGTTGCCATCAACCACCTGGAAGGTGTTGACGTTTCCATAACCGGAAACTCCACCAACCCTACCCGCTTCCAGCATCCAGTGGCCGGAACGTATAAGAAAGAATGTGTACAGCAGGGTAAAAACTATTTTTCCGTAGCCTCCGGGGGTGGAACAGGTCGGACACTTCACCCGGATAACATGGGTGCCGGACCCGCTTCTTACGGAATGACGGACACCATGGGCAGGATGCATTCAGACGCCCAGTTCGCAGGCTCCTCCTCCGTACCCGCTCACGTGGAAATGATGGGCCTTATCGGCATGGGAAATAACCCCATGGTCGGCGCCACCGTGGCTGTCTCGGTGGCTGTTGAACAGGCTGCAGGATAG
- a CDS encoding putative zinc-binding protein, with the protein MIQKRKNNKQVVVITIFDIETRLGKLCLRAAGELEQEGFGRVVRITELAADKKWKRGTGTERILVVDGTDHRGYSFLVQNGITPDHHLVAADLGIEEDDGEEVLQLLKDGMEAECALVDQVPNFPCSCCS; encoded by the coding sequence ATGATACAGAAGAGAAAAAACAACAAGCAGGTTGTTGTAATAACAATATTTGATATTGAAACTCGTCTCGGCAAGCTCTGTCTTCGGGCTGCCGGGGAGCTGGAGCAGGAAGGGTTTGGCCGTGTTGTGCGGATCACCGAACTTGCTGCAGATAAAAAGTGGAAAAGAGGCACAGGAACAGAGAGAATTCTGGTAGTGGATGGCACTGATCATCGCGGCTACAGCTTTCTCGTACAAAATGGTATTACACCTGATCATCACCTGGTTGCAGCAGACCTCGGTATCGAAGAAGATGACGGTGAAGAAGTCCTGCAACTCCTCAAAGACGGCATGGAAGCCGAATGCGCCCTGGTGGATCAGGTACCGAATTTTCCCTGTTCCTGTTGCAGCTGA
- a CDS encoding iron-sulfur cluster assembly scaffold protein, whose protein sequence is MQYSSEIQEMCRVAQGTNHGPAPIPQEGRWTQAKEVSDINGLTHGVGWCAPQQGACKLTLNIKDGLIEEALIETIGCTGMTHSAAMASEILPGKTILEALNTDLVCDAINVAMRELFLQIVYGRSQSAFSEGGLPIGAGLEDLGKGLRSVCGTMYGTSKKGPRYLEMAEGYVLEIGLDGNDEIIGYKFVSMGKMMDAIKKGVDAGKALEDATGTYGRFEDAVKTIDPRQE, encoded by the coding sequence ATGCAATACTCTTCTGAAATTCAGGAAATGTGTCGTGTCGCCCAGGGGACGAACCACGGCCCCGCGCCGATCCCCCAGGAAGGCAGATGGACGCAGGCAAAGGAAGTATCCGATATCAACGGGCTGACTCATGGTGTTGGCTGGTGCGCACCCCAGCAGGGGGCATGTAAACTGACCCTGAATATCAAAGACGGCCTGATTGAAGAAGCTCTTATCGAAACCATTGGTTGCACCGGCATGACCCATTCAGCAGCCATGGCCTCCGAGATCCTGCCGGGTAAAACCATTCTCGAAGCGCTTAATACGGACCTGGTCTGTGACGCTATTAACGTGGCCATGCGGGAACTTTTCCTGCAGATCGTCTATGGCCGCAGCCAGTCCGCCTTTTCCGAAGGTGGTCTGCCAATCGGAGCCGGTCTTGAAGATCTCGGCAAGGGATTGCGTTCGGTCTGCGGTACCATGTACGGGACCAGCAAAAAAGGCCCGCGCTATCTGGAAATGGCGGAAGGCTATGTACTGGAAATCGGTCTGGACGGAAATGATGAAATTATCGGCTATAAATTTGTCTCCATGGGAAAAATGATGGATGCCATTAAAAAGGGAGTGGATGCCGGCAAGGCACTTGAAGATGCTACCGGAACCTATGGCCGGTTTGAAGATGCTGTTAAAACTATCGATCCCCGTCAGGAATAA
- a CDS encoding amino acid ABC transporter substrate-binding protein yields the protein MIYTAWLCLSLIFFCTVTVFAATSDDVAKRGFLQCGVSTGIPGFSLVDEKGNWSGLDVDICRAVAAAVLGNAKEVKFSPLVENESYTALLSGDVDILARNSTWTFSRDSALAVNFAGISYYDGQGLLIAGKPNVTGLGNLKKVKLCSQVRSGLEDNLIDYFTRNKIEFKKVEFATSDLAVKGFEEGRCDALTMQQSMLYGIRLGLVDPEKSKVLPDVISKEPLGPVVRQGDDTWFDIVKWSLFVMIGAEELGISSKNVDEMKLSNRLAVKRLLGLEGDLGKGLGLKGDWAYQIIKQVGNYGEVFERNLGAESLLKVDRGLNRLWNNGGLHYCPPFR from the coding sequence TTGATTTATACGGCTTGGCTCTGTCTGTCACTGATTTTCTTTTGCACGGTAACCGTTTTTGCAGCTACCAGTGACGATGTGGCAAAGCGTGGTTTTCTCCAGTGTGGTGTTTCCACCGGAATCCCTGGTTTTTCATTGGTCGATGAAAAGGGAAACTGGTCCGGGCTTGACGTGGATATCTGCCGCGCCGTGGCGGCAGCTGTTCTCGGAAATGCAAAAGAAGTCAAGTTTTCTCCCCTGGTGGAAAATGAAAGTTATACAGCACTGCTTTCCGGGGATGTTGATATTCTTGCCCGGAACAGTACCTGGACCTTCAGCCGCGATTCAGCTCTGGCCGTCAATTTTGCGGGGATCAGTTATTACGATGGTCAGGGGCTGCTTATTGCCGGAAAACCAAATGTTACCGGTCTTGGCAATTTGAAGAAAGTGAAATTATGCAGCCAGGTCCGTTCGGGGCTGGAGGATAATCTCATCGATTATTTCACCAGAAACAAAATTGAATTCAAAAAAGTCGAATTTGCAACCAGCGATCTGGCAGTAAAGGGATTTGAAGAGGGAAGATGCGACGCCTTGACCATGCAACAGTCAATGCTCTATGGCATACGGCTTGGACTGGTTGATCCTGAGAAGTCAAAGGTGTTGCCCGATGTTATTTCCAAAGAACCATTGGGGCCGGTCGTCCGTCAGGGGGATGATACCTGGTTTGATATCGTCAAGTGGTCCCTTTTTGTGATGATCGGAGCAGAAGAACTGGGGATAAGTTCAAAAAATGTGGATGAGATGAAACTGAGCAACAGGCTGGCGGTCAAGAGACTACTGGGTCTTGAGGGAGATCTGGGTAAAGGGCTTGGCTTGAAAGGAGACTGGGCTTACCAGATAATAAAGCAGGTGGGGAACTATGGCGAGGTTTTTGAAAGAAATCTTGGAGCGGAATCCCTGCTCAAGGTGGATCGTGGATTAAACAGGCTTTGGAATAATGGTGGGTTGCATTACTGTCCGCCATTCAGGTGA
- a CDS encoding M24 family metallopeptidase yields MNYKKRIKKVQARLRRRKIDALLVSQPENRRYLSGYKGGDHGIGETSGVLIIPASGSIHLLTDFRYQLQAEQDVPWATVHIYRKGLLKLLVDLLPELKITILGFESHYTLHSVAGKMSSTLKKKGIRLVPLTNLVEKLRIIKDEDEIELLRQSVRLNEKVFQKIFPTISGKMTEIELALAIETLMRRKGAESTSFDSIVATGKNSALPHAVPGRTKIKKNKSLTIDMGLVLNGYCSDMTRNFVPGKATEKYIRLHRLVRKAQLAGLEKIRTGVTGKEVDHAARTVIADGGYGTMFGHGLGHGVGLAVHEEPRLSPLSRKKLKAGMIVTVEPGIYLPGWGGVRLENMVVVREDGYENLNTDTTWLDI; encoded by the coding sequence ATGAATTACAAAAAACGGATAAAAAAAGTCCAGGCCCGCCTGCGACGCAGGAAGATCGACGCACTCCTTGTGAGCCAACCGGAAAACAGAAGATATCTCAGTGGCTATAAAGGTGGAGACCACGGTATCGGTGAAACCTCCGGTGTTCTTATTATCCCGGCTTCCGGGTCCATCCACCTGCTTACTGATTTTCGCTACCAGCTTCAGGCAGAACAGGATGTTCCCTGGGCCACTGTCCATATTTACAGAAAAGGACTGCTCAAACTGCTTGTTGACCTCCTTCCTGAACTGAAGATAACAATCCTTGGCTTCGAGAGCCATTACACGCTCCATTCGGTTGCCGGGAAAATGAGCTCCACCCTGAAAAAGAAAGGTATCCGCCTTGTTCCACTGACAAATCTCGTGGAAAAACTGAGAATCATCAAGGATGAGGATGAAATTGAGCTTCTTCGGCAATCGGTCCGACTTAATGAAAAGGTTTTTCAAAAAATTTTCCCCACCATTAGCGGAAAAATGACTGAGATAGAACTGGCCTTGGCCATTGAAACTCTGATGCGCAGAAAAGGAGCGGAATCCACAAGTTTTGATTCCATCGTTGCCACGGGGAAAAACAGCGCCCTGCCCCATGCGGTCCCGGGCCGAACAAAAATCAAAAAAAATAAATCCCTTACCATTGATATGGGTCTCGTCCTGAACGGATACTGTTCTGATATGACGAGAAATTTTGTCCCCGGAAAAGCAACAGAAAAATACATCAGGCTCCACCGGCTTGTGCGAAAAGCCCAACTCGCCGGACTGGAAAAGATCCGCACCGGAGTAACCGGCAAAGAAGTTGACCATGCTGCCCGGACTGTAATTGCTGATGGCGGATACGGCACGATGTTCGGACACGGCCTTGGTCATGGCGTGGGTTTGGCTGTCCATGAGGAACCGAGACTCTCTCCCCTTTCCCGTAAAAAATTAAAGGCGGGGATGATTGTTACCGTGGAACCGGGTATCTACCTGCCGGGCTGGGGCGGGGTACGCCTGGAAAACATGGTGGTTGTCCGGGAAGACGGTTATGAAAACCTCAATACTGATACGACCTGGCTGGATATTTAA